The Oculatellaceae cyanobacterium nucleotide sequence GGCTGAAAACTTAACAAATATTACACCTCTGATAAAAGTCAGTGATCTTATCTGTGGACATCTGTGGTTAATTATCTAAAATTTAGATAATTTTACTAATTAGGAATAAATTTATTATGTCTTCTGAATTACAGCAAATATCTCGCAATCCACCGCCTAATAACCGTCAGTTACTTATCCTGTTAGGCTTATTTGTAGGATTTCTTGTGGGTGTTTTATGGCTAGTGGGGTTAGTAGCTAATAGTTTAGTTTGGCTAATTCCTCCTAGTGTGGAACAACAATTAGGCGCTGTGATTGTTCCTGCTTATGAAAAACTCGCTCAACCATCAGCAACCCAAGATACACTCAATCAGTTGTTGAATCGGCTAGAAACTAAGTTACCACCACAACAAAAACAACAGCGTGATTACCAAATACTATATATTCCCCAACCTACAGTAAATGCACTAGCATTACCAGGCGATCGCATTATCATCTTTGCTGGTTTACTCGATCAGGTAAAATCAGAAAATGAGCTAATGATGATCTTAGGTCACGAGTTAGGTCATTTTGCCAACCGCGATCATTTAAGAGGTTTGGGATATCAAATATTAGTGCAAATTGCGATCGCTTACTTTTTTGGGGATACTGGATCGTGGCAAATATTTGCTGCTTCTGGTGTGGAAGCAGTAACTAAGGCACAATTTTCTCAGTCTCAAGAAACTCAGGCAGATCAGTTTGGCTTAAGTTTATTGCAGTCTACCTACGGACACGTAGCTGGCGCAACCGACTTTTTTGCCAGATTAAATCAGCAAAGAAACTTAGATATAGCTTTTTTAGCTAGTCATCCTGCGCCTGGTAAGCGGGTTGTCGAGTTACAACGCTTAATTAAGGAACGTGATTATACTATAAAAGAGCGATCGCCTTTACCGAAAACCCTAGCTAACCTCAAATCTTAACTAAATTCGCCTACAATTAATTTATAACCTTTTGTTTAACTAACCTTATACTTGATATGGTGTAATAAAATTGAACCTAGCTAAAATTTAGTAATTTAGCTTACAAACCTTTGACAATTTAGCTGCTACGATACTTTTGTTCAATGATAATTTTGCATTTTTGTAGTTTGTTACGAAAGAAATA carries:
- a CDS encoding M48 family metallopeptidase, coding for MSSELQQISRNPPPNNRQLLILLGLFVGFLVGVLWLVGLVANSLVWLIPPSVEQQLGAVIVPAYEKLAQPSATQDTLNQLLNRLETKLPPQQKQQRDYQILYIPQPTVNALALPGDRIIIFAGLLDQVKSENELMMILGHELGHFANRDHLRGLGYQILVQIAIAYFFGDTGSWQIFAASGVEAVTKAQFSQSQETQADQFGLSLLQSTYGHVAGATDFFARLNQQRNLDIAFLASHPAPGKRVVELQRLIKERDYTIKERSPLPKTLANLKS